One part of the Cyclobacteriaceae bacterium genome encodes these proteins:
- the dxs gene encoding 1-deoxy-D-xylulose-5-phosphate synthase has product MLITPGPLLAKINSPDDVKKLDQAQLVQLCDELRHFIVDNVSVYGGHFGASLGVVELTVALHYVFNTPVDQLVWDVGHQAYGHKILTGRKNVFHTNRLYGGISGFPKRSESIYDTFGVGHSSTSVSAALGMAAASKYLKLNDKQHIAVIGDGAMTGGMAFEGLNNAGVSDTNLLIILNDNCMSIDPNVGALKDYLTDITTSHTYNKLKDDVWNLLGKLSTFGKSAQEIVSKVENGIKSTLLSQSNLFESLNLRYFGPIDGHDVNHLVHVLNDLRDIKGPKILHCVTVKGKGYGPAEKGNATTWHAPGTFDKITGEIHKKVHDKPQPPKYQDVFGHTLVELAKQNDKIVGITPAMPSGSSMNIMMKEMPDRAFDVGIAEQHAVTFSAGLATQGIIPFCNIYSSFMQRAYDQVVHDVCIQNLPVNFCLDRAGFAGADGPTHHGAYDIAYFRCLPNMIVSAPMNEQELRNLMYTASLPRTEKAFSIRYPRGQGVMPEWRTPFERLEIGKGRKLRDGSDIAILTIGHIGNYAVEACDRLEKQGISIGHFDMRFVKPLDVQLLHEVFTNYRKVITVEDGCIQGGFGSAVLEFMADHNYQAEVKRLGIPDAVIEHGEQYELHRDCGFDAGHIQTCVISLLEPVLKTR; this is encoded by the coding sequence ATGCTTATTACCCCCGGCCCTCTACTGGCTAAAATCAACAGCCCCGATGACGTTAAAAAACTTGATCAGGCACAACTGGTCCAGCTTTGCGATGAATTAAGGCACTTTATTGTCGATAATGTTTCGGTATATGGCGGCCACTTTGGTGCCAGCCTGGGTGTGGTGGAATTGACGGTTGCTTTGCATTACGTGTTCAATACACCGGTCGATCAGCTCGTGTGGGATGTTGGCCACCAGGCTTACGGGCATAAAATACTTACCGGCAGAAAGAATGTTTTCCATACAAACCGGTTGTATGGGGGCATCTCCGGTTTTCCTAAACGCAGCGAAAGCATATACGATACATTTGGGGTTGGGCACTCCTCCACTTCAGTATCTGCCGCGTTGGGCATGGCTGCAGCTTCAAAATACCTCAAGCTAAATGATAAGCAACATATAGCGGTAATTGGCGATGGAGCCATGACGGGCGGTATGGCTTTTGAAGGCCTTAACAACGCAGGCGTTTCTGATACCAACCTGTTAATTATCCTCAACGATAACTGCATGTCTATCGATCCGAATGTTGGGGCATTAAAAGATTACCTGACCGATATAACCACCTCACATACTTACAATAAATTAAAGGATGACGTGTGGAATTTGCTCGGCAAGCTCTCCACATTCGGTAAGAGCGCGCAGGAAATTGTATCGAAAGTTGAAAATGGAATTAAATCAACCCTTCTCAGTCAAAGTAATTTATTCGAATCGTTAAACCTGCGCTACTTTGGCCCAATTGATGGGCACGATGTTAACCATCTTGTACATGTACTGAACGATTTGCGCGATATAAAAGGCCCTAAGATTTTGCACTGCGTAACCGTAAAGGGCAAAGGCTATGGACCGGCCGAGAAAGGAAACGCCACCACCTGGCACGCGCCCGGAACGTTCGATAAAATCACGGGTGAGATTCACAAAAAAGTCCATGATAAACCCCAGCCCCCAAAGTATCAGGATGTATTCGGCCATACCTTGGTGGAGTTAGCAAAGCAAAACGATAAAATAGTAGGTATTACACCCGCTATGCCGTCCGGTTCTTCCATGAATATTATGATGAAGGAAATGCCCGACCGTGCTTTTGATGTAGGTATTGCCGAACAACATGCCGTAACATTTTCAGCCGGCCTGGCCACGCAAGGCATAATTCCTTTCTGTAATATTTACAGTTCGTTCATGCAACGCGCTTACGACCAGGTCGTGCACGATGTGTGCATCCAAAACCTTCCGGTAAACTTTTGCCTGGACCGTGCCGGTTTTGCCGGGGCCGATGGCCCTACACACCATGGCGCTTATGACATTGCCTATTTCCGTTGCCTGCCAAACATGATTGTGTCGGCACCTATGAACGAGCAGGAGCTTCGTAACCTCATGTACACAGCTTCATTACCCCGCACCGAAAAGGCTTTCTCCATCCGATACCCGCGCGGGCAGGGTGTCATGCCTGAGTGGAGGACACCGTTTGAAAGGTTAGAAATAGGAAAAGGCAGAAAGTTGCGTGATGGTTCCGACATAGCAATCCTCACCATTGGTCATATTGGCAATTACGCTGTTGAGGCATGCGATAGGCTTGAAAAACAAGGCATTAGTATTGGCCATTTTGATATGCGCTTTGTAAAACCATTGGATGTACAACTGCTGCACGAAGTGTTTACCAACTACCGCAAAGTAATAACCGTTGAAGATGGTTGTATTCAGGGCGGATTTGGAAGTGCTGTACTTGAATTTATGGCCGATCACAATTACCAGGCAGAAGTAAAACGCCTTGGTATCCCTGACGCTGTTATTGAACACGGTGAGCAATATGAGTTGCACCGTGATTGTGGTTTTGATGCCGGCCATATACAGACATGTGTTATCAGCTTGTTAGAACCTGTTCTTAAAACAAGGTAA
- a CDS encoding efflux RND transporter periplasmic adaptor subunit encodes MQSMKKKIFTGVIVVVILFLLALPKLNLFSSESDAPITAGNPSAANQAKLPVEGILLAPERLDNKLIITGSVLPNESLEIRSEVAGKISGIFFREGKQVNKGDLLIEINDDELDAQLVKQKYNLKLNEDNEFRQRKLLEKDAISQEEYDNALNRLNTTTADIKLLEAQLAKTKIRAPFNGTIGLRFVSEGAYINSNTTIATLYNLSPAKIEFAVPGRYSTQVKAGKKIFFTIENDSRVLEGEVYAIEPQIDASTRTLRVRALADNTGNLLLPGQFVRVELILQTIDNALLVPSEAIVPELNGHKVFKAKNGVATEAKVEIGLRTDKNVEIINGLAKGDTIITTGILQMRNGLPVSVTRLRRVE; translated from the coding sequence TTGCAGAGTATGAAAAAGAAAATTTTTACAGGTGTAATTGTAGTCGTTATTCTGTTTCTGTTGGCGCTGCCCAAACTAAATTTATTTAGTTCTGAGTCGGATGCACCCATCACTGCAGGAAATCCATCAGCCGCTAACCAGGCAAAGCTGCCGGTAGAGGGTATATTGTTAGCACCTGAACGGTTGGATAACAAATTGATTATAACAGGTTCTGTTTTACCGAACGAGTCTTTAGAAATCAGGAGCGAGGTTGCCGGTAAAATATCAGGCATCTTTTTTAGGGAAGGAAAGCAAGTAAACAAAGGCGACTTGTTGATTGAGATCAACGATGACGAACTGGACGCCCAACTGGTAAAACAGAAATACAACCTTAAACTCAACGAGGACAATGAATTCAGGCAACGCAAACTGCTGGAGAAAGACGCGATAAGCCAGGAAGAGTACGACAATGCGCTGAACCGCCTAAACACCACTACAGCTGATATTAAATTGCTCGAGGCTCAATTGGCCAAAACTAAAATACGGGCGCCTTTTAATGGTACCATAGGCCTTCGCTTTGTAAGTGAGGGAGCCTACATTAACTCAAACACAACAATTGCTACCCTGTATAACTTAAGTCCTGCAAAAATAGAATTTGCTGTTCCGGGCCGTTACAGTACGCAGGTTAAGGCAGGTAAAAAAATCTTCTTCACCATTGAGAACGATTCGCGCGTATTGGAAGGAGAAGTTTATGCCATTGAGCCGCAAATTGATGCGAGCACACGAACGTTAAGGGTTAGGGCTTTGGCCGATAACACCGGCAACCTATTGTTACCCGGCCAATTTGTTCGCGTTGAATTAATCCTTCAAACCATTGACAACGCATTGCTTGTGCCTTCCGAGGCGATTGTCCCTGAACTGAACGGGCATAAAGTATTTAAGGCGAAAAACGGAGTAGCTACAGAAGCAAAGGTAGAGATTGGGTTACGTACCGATAAAAATGTTGAGATAATAAACGGCCTCGCAAAAGGCGACACCATAATAACTACGGGTATTTTACAAATGCGCAATGGTTTGCCGGTGTCGGTAACACGTTTGAGAAGGGTGGAGTAA
- the coaE gene encoding dephospho-CoA kinase (Dephospho-CoA kinase (CoaE) performs the final step in coenzyme A biosynthesis.), protein MKRPLQIGITGGIGSGKSLVCRMFACLGVPVYDADSRAKSVMTTDGILVMQIKKEFGGLSYHADGSLNRNYLAGTVFNNPERLEVLNKLVHPRVGEDYLKWLDKQREHAYVLKEAALLYESGSYKALDKVIVVHAPEAVRVARVKQRDPHRSEQDIKGIIKNQMDAELKLAHADFVVMNDNSQMVLPQVLKLHQLFTQGINN, encoded by the coding sequence ATGAAAAGGCCACTACAAATAGGCATTACAGGGGGTATTGGCTCAGGCAAAAGCCTGGTGTGCCGAATGTTTGCTTGCCTGGGCGTACCCGTTTATGATGCAGACAGCCGAGCGAAATCGGTTATGACCACCGATGGAATATTGGTCATGCAGATCAAAAAAGAATTCGGAGGTTTGTCGTACCATGCGGATGGAAGTTTGAACAGGAACTACCTGGCAGGCACGGTTTTCAATAACCCAGAACGGCTGGAAGTTTTAAACAAGTTGGTGCATCCGCGTGTTGGAGAGGATTATTTAAAATGGTTGGATAAGCAACGGGAGCATGCGTATGTGCTGAAAGAGGCTGCGTTGCTTTACGAGTCAGGATCCTATAAAGCACTGGACAAAGTAATTGTTGTTCATGCCCCGGAAGCTGTTCGTGTGGCACGTGTAAAGCAGCGCGACCCTCATCGCAGCGAACAGGATATAAAAGGGATAATCAAAAACCAGATGGATGCCGAACTAAAACTGGCGCATGCTGATTTTGTTGTCATGAACGATAATAGCCAAATGGTTCTCCCCCAGGTGCTTAAACTACACCAGCTATTTACGCAAGGCATAAACAACTAA
- a CDS encoding TolC family protein gives MRNFVVLFFLIVGPYFLYAQQPLSLARAIEIGLQKNFDVQIQKLEIDIATGNNTIGMAGMLPLVNLNANQNNNITYRQPANPFAVPGQNISDNLIGQLDVQFVLFDGFFIRVSKRRLEQLEALSYGNATLVIEGTIQSIILGYYQALMERERTVLRKRVMDFSRERFDYVKLRKELGGAITFDVLQAQNDYLTDSTNYLLQELTYKNTLRNLNLVLNEDLETAYELTDSLEFLDEAYQFDDLQRKMSSTNTNLRNQFINQELLRLATRAALSDRYPTITLNVGANGSLDRLNANFGSNTGPDVTNVVGYLNGDVNSPVTNTVPSRILVNQTNDGYSYGAYGNFTMRYTLFNGGQIKRNIENAQVREKIAQLDIDQLKLSLKNDLLITFDQYNLLRQVANIANIKLKAAELNLELGNERYKNGALSAIDLRIVQEAYQNSALENYQAIFSVLASKTDLIRLTGGLVDQYEARPTKK, from the coding sequence ATGAGGAATTTTGTAGTACTATTTTTTTTAATTGTTGGACCATACTTTTTATACGCGCAGCAACCGTTAAGCCTGGCGCGCGCCATCGAAATCGGGTTGCAGAAAAACTTTGATGTTCAGATTCAAAAACTGGAGATAGACATTGCTACCGGCAATAACACCATCGGCATGGCGGGTATGCTGCCGTTAGTGAACTTAAATGCTAATCAGAATAATAACATTACGTATCGCCAACCGGCCAACCCCTTTGCAGTGCCCGGGCAAAACATATCGGATAACCTTATCGGCCAACTGGATGTGCAGTTTGTGCTGTTTGATGGTTTTTTCATTCGTGTGTCAAAACGCAGGTTGGAGCAACTGGAAGCGTTGAGTTATGGCAATGCCACCTTGGTTATAGAAGGCACTATACAATCGATTATACTAGGGTATTACCAGGCGCTGATGGAGCGGGAACGTACCGTACTGCGAAAGCGTGTTATGGATTTCTCGCGCGAGCGCTTCGATTATGTGAAACTTCGGAAGGAATTGGGCGGAGCTATTACATTTGATGTATTGCAGGCACAAAATGATTACCTCACCGACTCCACGAATTACCTGCTGCAGGAACTAACCTACAAGAATACCCTGCGCAACCTTAACCTGGTGCTAAACGAAGACCTGGAAACGGCCTATGAGCTTACCGATTCACTGGAGTTTCTTGATGAGGCGTACCAGTTTGATGACTTGCAACGAAAAATGTCATCTACCAATACCAACCTGCGCAACCAGTTCATCAACCAGGAGTTACTGCGGTTAGCTACACGTGCGGCACTCTCTGACAGGTACCCGACCATCACATTAAACGTGGGGGCTAACGGATCACTGGATCGATTGAATGCAAACTTTGGTTCCAATACCGGCCCGGATGTTACTAACGTAGTGGGTTATTTAAATGGAGACGTCAACTCTCCTGTAACGAACACGGTGCCCTCCAGGATATTGGTTAACCAAACCAATGATGGATATTCCTACGGTGCCTATGGCAACTTCACCATGCGGTACACGCTTTTTAACGGAGGCCAGATAAAACGCAACATCGAAAATGCCCAGGTGCGGGAGAAAATAGCACAACTTGATATTGATCAATTAAAACTTTCCCTCAAAAACGATTTGCTGATAACTTTTGATCAGTACAACCTGCTGAGGCAGGTGGCCAATATTGCCAATATAAAACTTAAGGCAGCCGAGCTTAACCTGGAACTGGGAAACGAGCGCTACAAAAACGGGGCGTTAAGCGCCATTGACTTGCGCATTGTTCAGGAAGCCTACCAAAATTCAGCGCTTGAAAATTATCAGGCTATTTTCAGTGTGCTGGCCAGCAAAACCGATCTGATACGGCTAACCGGTGGTTTGGTTGACCAGTACGAAGCGAGGCCAACAAAAAAATAA
- a CDS encoding DUF1573 domain-containing protein, with the protein MLFTACKDKDAEKKIAALEARLSELEGNKRSPVSVTPTDNPVAQEPETKPEGPLPVIQFEKIDHDFGTIQEGTKVTYTYKFKNVGEAPLIIQNAQPSCGCTVPEWSKEPIPVGGQGFVKAEFDSNGKPNMQHKTVTVTANTWPKSTVLSFKAMVTPKAESQGPAK; encoded by the coding sequence GTGCTCTTTACCGCATGTAAAGACAAGGATGCCGAGAAGAAAATTGCCGCGTTGGAAGCCAGGCTTTCTGAGTTGGAGGGCAACAAACGGTCGCCCGTTTCTGTAACCCCAACCGATAACCCTGTTGCGCAGGAGCCAGAAACAAAACCTGAAGGCCCGCTACCGGTCATTCAGTTTGAAAAAATTGACCACGATTTCGGTACCATACAGGAAGGAACAAAAGTAACTTACACCTATAAATTCAAGAACGTTGGCGAGGCTCCGCTCATCATCCAGAATGCACAGCCTTCGTGCGGCTGTACAGTTCCGGAGTGGTCAAAAGAGCCGATACCAGTAGGTGGCCAGGGCTTTGTAAAAGCGGAATTTGACAGCAACGGAAAGCCTAACATGCAGCATAAAACCGTAACGGTAACAGCTAACACCTGGCCGAAGTCAACCGTGCTTAGCTTTAAAGCTATGGTTACACCAAAAGCCGAATCGCAAGGCCCAGCGAAATAA
- a CDS encoding efflux RND transporter permease subunit, with product MAGLSNVSIKRPVLAIVMSLVIVLFGIIGFTYLGVREFPSVDPPVISVSTNYVGANADIIESQITEPLEDAINGISGIRTITSSSREGRSNITVEFELGVDLEAAANDVRDKVSGAIRNLPPDVDPPVVSKADADSSPIIFFSVVSDKRDLLELSRIAEIYFKERLQTIPGVSVVNIWGQRRYSMRLWMDPIKLASLQLAPSDVLQALNRENVELPSGRVEGESTELTVRTVGRLVTEDDFNNLIIKEQGDNVVRFNDVGYAKLGAENDRTILRRDGIPSVALAIVAQPGANNIDIADRLYKRLEQIKRDLPPDVEVLLSYDSTQYIRASIREVQETIIIAFVLVLSIIFIFLRDWRTTLIPVVTIPISLIGTFFLMYLLGFTINVLTLLGIVLAIGLVVDDAIVVLENIYTKIEEGEEPQQAASRGSTEIYFAVISTTVAVVAVFLPVIFLQGLTGKLFREFGLVVAGAVVISSFVSLSLTPMMCSRILKRRKEQPWLYRKTEPFFNWLTTRYASSLHGFMKIRWIGFLIVFLAAGLIYLLGAKLPTELAPMEDRGEFRMQMQAPEGATYEYMDRYVYAITDSVNSGWIPERRGTISVTAPGFAGGGVNSGFVRVMLSDAHERTRTQQQVVDDVTKKMRSMTGVRTFVTQAQTIGDRRGGLPVQFVIQAPELEQLKEVLPEFVSKASASPKFTFVDLDLKFNKPEINVSINRDKARSLGVNVFDIAQTLQLGLSGSRFGNFIMDGKQYQIIGQVERQNRNEPLDLKTLYVKNRRGELIQLDNLVTMSEQSSPPQLYRFNRYSSAKVSAQLATGVSLGEGIEEMRRIAREVLDESYSTSLDGTSREFAESSSTIYQAFLIALAIIYLVLAGQFESFRDPFIIMFTVPLALAGALLSLWYFDQTLNVFSQIGIIMLIGLVTKNGILIVEFANQRKEQGMQKLDAVIDAAESRFRPIIMTSMSTILGILPIALALGAGSESRVSMGIAVIGGLLFATVLTLYVIPAIYSYFSSKQFGTATQQ from the coding sequence ATGGCAGGGTTATCAAATGTAAGTATTAAGAGACCGGTCCTGGCGATTGTGATGTCGCTGGTGATCGTGCTGTTTGGTATAATTGGTTTTACCTACCTGGGCGTTCGTGAATTTCCCAGTGTGGATCCTCCGGTTATTTCCGTATCGACCAATTACGTTGGCGCCAATGCTGATATTATTGAGTCACAAATTACCGAGCCACTGGAAGATGCCATTAATGGAATTTCCGGTATCCGAACCATAACCTCATCAAGCCGTGAAGGCCGCAGTAATATTACTGTTGAATTTGAATTAGGTGTTGACCTGGAGGCTGCCGCCAACGATGTACGCGATAAAGTTTCGGGTGCCATAAGAAACCTACCCCCCGATGTGGACCCGCCTGTAGTTTCGAAAGCGGATGCCGACTCCAGTCCGATCATTTTCTTTTCGGTGGTAAGCGATAAGCGCGATTTGCTTGAGCTTTCGCGCATTGCAGAAATTTATTTTAAAGAACGCTTACAGACTATTCCGGGCGTAAGTGTAGTAAACATTTGGGGTCAACGCAGGTATTCCATGCGGTTGTGGATGGATCCCATTAAGCTGGCCTCGCTACAACTGGCACCTTCGGATGTATTGCAGGCCTTGAACCGCGAAAATGTTGAACTACCTTCTGGCCGGGTAGAAGGCGAATCAACCGAACTAACCGTTCGCACCGTAGGCAGGCTGGTTACCGAAGATGATTTCAACAACCTCATTATTAAAGAACAAGGTGACAATGTGGTGCGATTCAACGATGTGGGTTATGCTAAACTGGGTGCAGAAAATGATCGTACAATTTTGCGAAGGGATGGCATTCCCAGTGTGGCCCTGGCCATTGTTGCACAACCGGGTGCCAATAACATTGATATTGCCGACAGGCTTTATAAGCGATTGGAACAAATCAAGCGTGACCTTCCACCCGATGTGGAAGTGCTGCTTAGCTACGACTCAACCCAGTATATCAGGGCTTCCATCCGCGAAGTGCAGGAAACGATCATCATTGCATTTGTGCTGGTACTATCCATTATTTTTATCTTCCTGCGCGATTGGCGCACAACCTTAATACCTGTAGTAACCATACCCATTTCCCTTATCGGTACGTTCTTCCTGATGTACCTGCTGGGTTTTACCATCAATGTGTTAACCCTGTTAGGTATAGTATTAGCCATAGGCTTGGTGGTTGATGATGCCATTGTAGTGTTGGAAAATATCTACACAAAAATTGAAGAGGGCGAGGAACCCCAACAAGCTGCCAGTCGTGGTTCAACCGAAATTTATTTTGCCGTGATCTCAACTACCGTAGCCGTGGTAGCGGTGTTTTTACCGGTTATCTTTTTACAAGGGCTTACCGGTAAACTTTTCCGCGAATTTGGTTTAGTGGTGGCGGGCGCTGTGGTGATTTCATCATTTGTTTCACTTTCGCTCACGCCCATGATGTGTTCACGTATCCTGAAAAGAAGAAAAGAACAACCTTGGCTTTACCGCAAAACCGAACCTTTTTTCAATTGGCTTACTACCCGGTACGCTTCCTCGCTTCATGGTTTTATGAAAATCCGTTGGATCGGGTTTCTTATTGTTTTTTTGGCCGCAGGATTGATTTACTTGCTGGGCGCCAAACTACCAACCGAATTAGCCCCTATGGAGGACCGTGGTGAATTCAGGATGCAGATGCAAGCCCCTGAAGGCGCTACCTATGAATATATGGATCGGTATGTTTACGCAATTACGGATTCTGTAAACAGCGGTTGGATACCCGAAAGACGCGGCACTATAAGTGTTACAGCCCCGGGTTTTGCAGGAGGGGGAGTTAACTCGGGTTTTGTTCGCGTGATGTTAAGCGATGCGCACGAGCGCACACGTACCCAACAACAAGTTGTGGATGATGTTACCAAAAAGATGCGCAGCATGACGGGTGTGCGTACATTCGTAACTCAGGCACAAACTATAGGCGACAGGCGCGGGGGGTTGCCCGTGCAGTTTGTAATACAGGCACCTGAGCTTGAGCAATTGAAGGAAGTGCTGCCTGAGTTTGTATCAAAAGCATCCGCCAGCCCGAAATTTACCTTTGTCGATCTTGATTTGAAATTCAATAAGCCGGAGATCAATGTCTCCATTAACCGCGATAAGGCCCGAAGCCTGGGCGTAAATGTTTTTGATATTGCCCAAACCTTGCAACTGGGCTTGAGCGGATCAAGGTTCGGAAACTTTATTATGGATGGTAAACAGTACCAGATCATTGGCCAGGTAGAACGGCAAAACAGGAACGAACCACTTGACTTGAAAACGCTGTATGTAAAAAACAGGCGCGGGGAACTTATCCAATTGGATAACCTGGTTACTATGAGTGAACAAAGCAGCCCCCCTCAGCTCTACCGGTTTAACCGTTACTCATCGGCAAAGGTAAGCGCACAGTTAGCAACCGGTGTTTCGTTGGGTGAAGGCATTGAGGAAATGAGGCGGATTGCCAGGGAAGTTCTGGATGAATCCTACAGCACAAGTCTTGACGGTACCTCGCGCGAATTTGCAGAAAGCTCATCTACCATTTACCAGGCATTTTTAATTGCGTTGGCCATTATTTACCTGGTGTTGGCAGGCCAGTTCGAAAGCTTCCGCGATCCGTTCATCATTATGTTTACCGTACCCTTGGCGTTGGCCGGGGCCCTGCTTTCACTTTGGTATTTCGATCAAACCCTGAATGTGTTCAGCCAGATCGGTATTATTATGCTGATTGGATTGGTGACAAAGAATGGGATTTTGATTGTTGAATTCGCGAACCAACGCAAAGAACAAGGTATGCAAAAGCTTGATGCCGTAATTGATGCTGCCGAATCGCGCTTCAGGCCTATTATCATGACGAGCATGTCAACCATTCTGGGCATCTTGCCCATTGCGTTGGCACTTGGTGCGGGCTCGGAAAGCCGCGTATCGATGGGCATTGCCGTTATCGGGGGATTGTTGTTTGCCACGGTGCTCACGCTTTATGTTATTCCGGCCATTTATTCATATTTCAGCAGCAAACAATTTGGAACAGCCACCCAACAGTAG
- a CDS encoding segregation/condensation protein A, producing the protein MDTATRDNFEVRLPLFEGPFDLLLFFIERDELDIYDIPIAKITNDFLDYLHHLDTLNVDVASEFILVAATLMRIKSKMLLPRPQVDEQGNEIDPREELVKHLLEYKKYKSVIDSFHKMEETELMKEKRGNLMKELKALAESSNVEAELQDVDLFKLMTVFEKVLKRFEAEKNKPVHQVIQYPYTIEEQKNYLLNEVATKERVSFLDIVETYKTRIALIFNFLSILELLAVGQLGIQVGEGYNNFWLTKAGEIQATA; encoded by the coding sequence ATGGATACAGCAACACGCGATAATTTTGAGGTAAGGCTCCCCCTTTTTGAAGGCCCTTTTGATCTTTTGCTCTTTTTCATTGAGCGGGACGAACTGGATATCTATGATATCCCTATCGCCAAAATCACGAACGATTTCCTGGATTACCTTCACCATTTGGATACCCTTAACGTAGATGTTGCCAGTGAATTCATATTGGTAGCGGCTACGCTTATGCGCATCAAGTCAAAAATGCTTTTACCAAGGCCGCAGGTTGATGAACAAGGCAACGAAATTGATCCCCGCGAAGAGTTGGTGAAACACTTGCTGGAGTACAAAAAATATAAATCGGTGATCGACAGTTTCCACAAAATGGAGGAAACCGAGTTGATGAAAGAGAAGCGCGGCAACCTGATGAAGGAACTAAAAGCGCTTGCCGAAAGCAGCAACGTTGAAGCGGAACTTCAAGATGTTGATTTGTTTAAACTGATGACTGTTTTTGAAAAAGTGCTGAAGCGCTTTGAGGCTGAAAAGAATAAACCCGTACATCAGGTTATTCAATATCCATACACCATCGAAGAACAAAAAAATTACTTGCTCAATGAAGTAGCCACAAAAGAGCGTGTGTCCTTCCTGGATATTGTGGAGACTTATAAAACGCGTATCGCACTAATTTTTAACTTCTTGTCGATACTTGAATTATTGGCCGTAGGTCAGTTAGGGATACAGGTAGGCGAAGGATACAATAATTTCTGGCTTACCAAGGCAGGGGAGATTCAGGCTACTGCCTGA
- a CDS encoding alpha/beta hydrolase — MAAIHYTEKGNGFTIVLLHGFCENLHIWDSLIPQLSKEFRVITIDLPGFGKSKGLPASHSIDDVADVVLDFISNDRKLEACMVLGHSLGGYVMLAMAEKRPDIFSGIGLLHSTANADLPERRVARNRVIDFVKENGVAAFVQSFIPPLFADQANPAIAGTVEFALGTPLSTLISYTAAMRDRPDRNHVLKSYTKPVLFVAGKYDSLIPVESIETQARQAVKAQIVVLEKSAHMAMLEQTNDTATAILSFVRPLAGHP; from the coding sequence GTGGCTGCAATTCATTACACTGAGAAGGGTAATGGGTTTACCATTGTTTTGCTTCATGGTTTTTGTGAGAACCTTCACATTTGGGATTCATTAATCCCCCAATTAAGTAAGGAATTCAGGGTAATTACAATTGACCTTCCCGGGTTTGGCAAAAGCAAAGGCTTGCCTGCTTCACACAGCATTGATGATGTGGCCGATGTTGTGCTGGACTTCATTTCGAATGATCGGAAGCTTGAAGCATGCATGGTGTTAGGGCATAGTTTAGGCGGCTATGTTATGCTGGCCATGGCGGAAAAAAGACCCGACATTTTTAGTGGAATAGGACTTCTTCACTCCACAGCCAATGCCGATCTGCCCGAACGCAGGGTTGCCCGCAATAGGGTTATCGACTTTGTGAAAGAAAATGGCGTAGCGGCCTTTGTCCAATCTTTTATCCCGCCTTTGTTTGCCGATCAGGCCAATCCTGCAATAGCCGGAACAGTAGAGTTTGCTTTAGGTACCCCGCTATCTACTTTAATATCGTACACGGCCGCCATGCGGGACCGGCCTGACCGGAATCATGTTCTAAAGTCTTATACCAAGCCAGTACTTTTTGTGGCCGGCAAATATGACTCGCTCATCCCGGTTGAATCAATAGAAACCCAAGCCCGTCAAGCCGTAAAGGCACAAATTGTTGTGCTCGAAAAGTCGGCACATATGGCCATGTTGGAACAAACCAACGATACAGCAACCGCTATACTATCGTTCGTTCGACCATTAGCAGGCCATCCATAG
- the yajC gene encoding preprotein translocase subunit YajC: protein MIHTILLQAQAQGSNYSFYIMMGLMIVIFYFFMIRPQQKKAKDQKKFTDEIQKGDYVVTIGGAHGRVAELENDTFILEIEKGGRIRFNKSAISMEATKAANKGA from the coding sequence ATGATCCATACAATTCTCTTACAGGCACAAGCACAAGGCAGTAATTATAGTTTTTACATTATGATGGGCCTCATGATCGTGATCTTTTATTTTTTCATGATCCGCCCGCAGCAGAAGAAGGCAAAAGACCAGAAAAAATTCACCGATGAAATCCAGAAAGGTGATTACGTGGTTACCATTGGCGGGGCGCATGGCCGTGTTGCTGAACTGGAAAACGATACATTTATTTTAGAAATAGAAAAAGGAGGAAGGATACGGTTCAACAAGTCTGCGATTTCTATGGAGGCCACCAAAGCCGCCAATAAAGGTGCGTGA